ACCAGCACGACGACTTCGATGGCGGTGCGGACGCGGGTGATGGGCCAGCCGTAGCGGCGGTGAAGGGCCATCATCAGGCCGTCGCGGGGGCCGGCGCCGAAGCCGGCGCTGACGTAGGCCGCGGTGCCGAAGCCCGCCAGAACGACGCCCAGCAGGAATTGACCCCACCCGGCGGCGGGGTGTGTGGGGTGGGGCATGACGGGGGCCAGCAGGTCGATCAGCACGCCGATCACCAGGACGTTCAGGATGGTGCCGAGGCCGGACTTCTCGCGCAGGCCGAACCAGGTGAAGCCCACGATCACCACGCCCGCCAGGATACTGGCCTGCCCGATGGACAGCGGCGTATGGTGGCTCAGGCCGACGTGCAGCACGTCCCACGGGGAAGCGCCGAAGTTCGCGTCGATCATCAGGCGAATAGCGAAACTGCACAGCGCCAGTGACAGGATCAGGTGAAGAAAACGTGCCGGAGCCCCCAGACGGGTGATAAAGGCCAGCGGGGCCGCATGCAGCAGAGACACGCCCGGCAGGCTAGCACCCTCCTGAAGCCCGGCGCAGGAGAACGTCCAGATTTCCGGCGGCGTTCATCCCGTTCTGAACACTCTTGCGAACACCTGGGAACAGCGCTCGAATTTGCTCCACGCCGTTCAGAACGGTATTTTCTTCCTCACGTTGTGTGGAAAAGAGAAGGGTCATCCGGCCTCTTCTTCCGAGTGGGATCAGATCAGGTCCAGGTACTTGTCCAGTTCCCAGGCGTGAATGGTCTGGTTGTACTCGCGCCACTCGGCGGTTTTCGCCTCGACGTAATGATCGAGCACGTGTTCGCCGAGCGCGGCGGCCAGCACCTCGTCCTTCTGCAACTCGTTCACGGCCTCGCGCAGGTCGCCGGGCAATTCCTTGACGCGGTGATGGCGTTTTTCACGCACGGTCATTTTGAAGATGTTGCGCTGAATGGCCGGGGCGGGCTCCAGCTTCTGACTCAGGCCATCCAGGCCAGCGGCCAGCATGGCGGCCAGAGCCAGGTACGGGTTGCAACTGGGGTCCGGCGAGCGCAGTTCGGCGCGGGTGCTGTGGCCGCGTTTGGCCGGAATGCGAATCAGGGCCGAGCGGTTGCTGGTGCTCCACGCGATATTGACGGGCGCTTCATACCCCGGCACCAGCCGCTTGTAACTGTTCACCAGGGGGTTGGTGATGGCGGTCAGGCCCTCGGCATGGTCGAGCAGCCCGGCGATGAAATGGTGCGCGGTGGCGCTCAGGCCATGTTCGCCTGCGGGATCGTCGAAGGCGTTCTGGCCGTTTTTGAAAAGGCTCAGGTGGCAGTGCATCCCGCTGCCATGCACGTCCGCGATGGGTTTGGGCAGAAAGGACGCCAGCAGGCCGTATTCCATCGCCACGCGCTTCACCACGAACTTGAAGGTGGCAATTCGGTCAGCGGTTTCCAGCGCGGGCGCGTACCGGAAGTCGATCTCGTGCTGGCCGGGGGCGACTTCATGGTGGCTGGCCTCGATCTCGAAGCCCATGTCCACCAGTTTGTTGGCAATCTCGCGCCGGATGCGTTCGCCCTTGTCGATGGGCGCCAGATCGAAATACCCGGCCTTGTCGTGCGTAATGGTCGTGCCGCCCCCATTCTCGGTGCGCTCGAACAGGAAGAATTCCGGCTCGGTGCCCACGAACATCTCGAAGCCCAGTTCGCGCGCCCGGTCGATCTGGCGTTGCAGCACATACCGGGGATCGCCCCCGAACGGGGAGCCGTCCGGCAGGGTCACGTTGCAGATCAGGCGGGCCACGCGGCCACGCTCATGACCGTCCTGCGGCGCGTCACGCGAGAACAGCGGGTAGATCAGGAAGGTCGAGAGGTCGGGGGAGAGCAGCATGTCGCTTTCCTCGACGCGCGTGAAGCCCTCCACGGCGCTGCCGTCGAAGGTCACGTCGCCATTCAGTGCCTTCTGAAACTGCGATTTCGGAACCTCCACGTTCTTGGTGTTGCCCAGAATGTCCGTGAATTGAAGACGCAGGAACTTCACGTCCGCCTCCTGCAACTGCGACAGGATGCTTTCGGGGCTGGGTTCGGCGGGTTGGGCTGTCATGCGTGACCTCGGCAGGAGATGGGGAAAAAGCGGTGCTGAACGTCGGATAAGCGGAGTGAGAAGGGTTTATTGCCTTGTAATACCCATTGTAAAAAATTTATGGAACAAAATGCAAAAAGGCAAAGGTGTTCGGCCATTCAGGTCAAATTTTGCCTCCGCTTGTTCAGAAGAATATTGCCATTATGAACACTATCCTCTTATACTGCCGTCGTTAAACGGGGCGCAACGCCAGCGGTGAACCACACCCCACCTCACCGCCTGGCCCCCAAGGGAGCGACATGACTCAACTGAACTTCGACGTGAACGCCGTGGCCCGCAAATGGCGCGTGGACGCCAAGCAGGTGGCCAGTCCCAGCGAACTCGTGAACGACCTGTTCGCCAGCGACGTGCTGACCCTGGAACAGCTCAGCACCCGACTGAGCAAACCCGCCTTCAAGAGCCTGCGGGCCACCGTGCAGCGCGGCGAACAACTCGACGCCAGCATCGCCGACACCGTGGCGCTGGCCATGAAGACCTGGGCCATGGAAAAAGGCGCCACGCACTACACCCACTGGTTCCAGCCGCTGACCGGCTCGACCGCCGAGAAGCACGACAGCTTCCTGAACCCCACCGGCGATCATGTCGGCAGCGCCATCATGTCCTTTTCCGGCAAGGAACTGATTCAGGCCGAACCGGACGCCAGCTCCTTCCCCTCGGGCGGCCTGCGCGCCACCTTCGAGGCCCGTGGCTACACGGCCTGGGATCCCTCGTCCCCCGCCTTCATCGTGCGGCACGCCAATGGCGCGACCCTGTGCATTCCCAGCGTGTTCGCCTCGTGGACCGGGGAGGCCCTTGACCTCAAGATTCCCCTGCTGCGGAGTATCGAGGCGCTGAATCAGGCCGTGACGCCCGCCATGAAACTTTTCGGGGCCAGCGAAGGCACCCGCGTCTCCAGCACACTGGGCGCCGAGCAGGAGTATTTCCTGATCACCGAGGAGTACTACTACCGCCGCCCGGACCTGGTGATGACCGGCCGCACGCTGTTCGGTGCCAAACCCCCACGCGGCCAGGAACTGGAAGACCATTACTTCGGGGCGATTCCGGACCGCGTCCTGAGCTTCATGACCGACGCTGAAACGCAACTGTACGCCCTGGGCATCCCGGTCAAGACCCGCCACAACGAGGTAGCGCCCGGCCAGTTCGAGATCGCGCCCATCTTCGAGAACAGCAACATTGCCGCCGACCACCAGCAGCTCATCATGCAGGTGCTGCGCACCACCGCCCGCAAGTACGGCCTGGTGTGCCTGATGCACGAAAAACCCTTCGCGGGCGTCAACGGGTCCGGCAAACACTGCAACTGGAGCATGGGCACCGACGCCGGCGAGAACCTGCTCGACCCCGGCGATACCCCCAGCGAGAACATGCAGTTCCTGTTCTTCTGCTCCGCCGTGATTAAGGCCGTCGACGACCACCAGGATCTTCTGCGGGCCTGCGTCGCCAGCGCCAGCAACGACCACCGCCTCGGGGCCAACGAAGCCCCCCCGGCCATCATTTCGATCTTCCTGGGCGCCGAACTCACCGACATTTTCGAGCGCATCGTCAGCGGTGAGGGCGGCAGCCGCCACTCGGCGGGGCTGATGGGTCTGGGCAGCCAGGTGCTCCCCGAAATCCCGGTGCACGCCGGCGACCGCAACCGCACCAGCCCCTTCGCCTTCACCGGCAACAAATTCGAGTTCCGCGCGGTGGGCAGCAGCCAGAGCATTTCCTTCCCCACCACGGTTCTCAACACCATCGCCGCCGACGCCGTTCTGAAGCTGACCGCCGAACTCGAACGCCACCTCGCCGCAGGCACCACCCTGGAGCAGGCCGTCACCGAGGTCGTCAAGGACACCTACAGGACTTACCAGCGCATCATCTTCAACGGTGACGGGTACTCCACGGCCTGGCATGAAGAAGCCGAGCATGGCCGCAAACTCCTGAACCTCCGCACCAGCATCGAAGCCATCGAGGCCCTGCACAGCCAGAAGAACATCGAGCTGTTCGGCCAGCTGGGCATCCTGAACGAACGCGAACTCGCCGCCCGCCAGGAAATCATGTACGACATCTACTTCAAAACCGTCAACATCGAAGGCGAAACCACCGAGTACCTGGCCCAGACCCAGATTCTGCCCGCCGCCCTCAGTTACCTCGCCGAACTGGGCGAAGTCAAAGCCGGCAGCAAAGCGGTCGACGGCGTTACCAGGGAACTCGTGGGCCTCAGCGACGAACTGTACGCCCACCTTCAGACGTTGCGGGAGCAGAACGAGGCCCTCGGCGGCGAGGAAGTCCACGAAAAAGCCCACCACATGCGTGACCACGTGCTGCCCGCCATGCAGGACGTGCGCGCCGCCGCCGACAAACTGGAAAAAATCGTCAGTGCCAAGCACTGGACACTGCCCACCTACCGCCAGATGCTGTTCGTGAAGTAAGGCTGTAGGTCGTAGGGAAAAGAGAACCGCCTCTTCCGGGGGGCGGTTTTTCGCTGTGGAACAGGGGAAGGAGAAACTGTTCACCTTGTCGGGGAAGGGGTGGTGTGTTGGCAGAGGAAAATGGCTGAGAGTCAGGTGGCGCTCACAACGAGGAGGAAGCCCTCCTGTGCCGGAACTTTTGTGCCCGGTCACGCGTATGACTGGCATGACCGAGCCGACCAACCAGAAGAAGACCGTGAATGTTCCCCGTTCTGCGCCGCAGCTTCCCCGGCTGGGCGGGCGACGGGCGCTGCTGCTGGGCGGATTGGCGATTGCCGCGCTGCTGCTGTTCGAAAGTGTCCGCTCCGTTCCGGCGGGGTTTGTGGGCGTGTCGTTCAATAAGTTGAGTGGCAGTCTGGCGACCCTCGATCCGGGCGTGCATGTGGTCGTGCCGGGCATTCAGCAACTCAACATGTACGACGCCCGGCTTCAGGAGGTGACGCTGGCGCACACCGTGCAGGACGATTCGGAGGGGGCCATTCGTGCCCGCAGCAAGGAGGGGCTGGACATCACGGCGGACGTGACGGTGCAGTTCCGGATCGACCGGGCCAAGGCGGACATTCTGCACAAGGAACTGGGGCGCAATTATCTTCAGACGGTTATTCGCCCGCAGGTGCGCAGCAAGGTGCGCGACGCCATCGGGCAATTCAACGCCGCCGAGCTGATCAGCACGCAGCGGCAGGAGGTCGAGGCGAACGTCACTAACGCCCTGAAAAGCGAGTTCTCGCGCAACAATCTGGTACTGGACAGTGTGCTGCTGCGCGAACTGAAGATTCCGGACAGCGTGGCGAAGGCCATCGAGGAGAAACAG
The genomic region above belongs to Deinococcus fonticola and contains:
- a CDS encoding YczE/YyaS/YitT family protein, coding for MSLLHAAPLAFITRLGAPARFLHLILSLALCSFAIRLMIDANFGASPWDVLHVGLSHHTPLSIGQASILAGVVIVGFTWFGLREKSGLGTILNVLVIGVLIDLLAPVMPHPTHPAAGWGQFLLGVVLAGFGTAAYVSAGFGAGPRDGLMMALHRRYGWPITRVRTAIEVVVLVAGGLLGGPLGPGTLIFALLMGPSVGAGLKLFGFRKQEGAGKGLEG
- the glnA gene encoding type I glutamate--ammonia ligase — its product is MTAQPAEPSPESILSQLQEADVKFLRLQFTDILGNTKNVEVPKSQFQKALNGDVTFDGSAVEGFTRVEESDMLLSPDLSTFLIYPLFSRDAPQDGHERGRVARLICNVTLPDGSPFGGDPRYVLQRQIDRARELGFEMFVGTEPEFFLFERTENGGGTTITHDKAGYFDLAPIDKGERIRREIANKLVDMGFEIEASHHEVAPGQHEIDFRYAPALETADRIATFKFVVKRVAMEYGLLASFLPKPIADVHGSGMHCHLSLFKNGQNAFDDPAGEHGLSATAHHFIAGLLDHAEGLTAITNPLVNSYKRLVPGYEAPVNIAWSTSNRSALIRIPAKRGHSTRAELRSPDPSCNPYLALAAMLAAGLDGLSQKLEPAPAIQRNIFKMTVREKRHHRVKELPGDLREAVNELQKDEVLAAALGEHVLDHYVEAKTAEWREYNQTIHAWELDKYLDLI
- a CDS encoding glutamine synthetase III; the encoded protein is MTQLNFDVNAVARKWRVDAKQVASPSELVNDLFASDVLTLEQLSTRLSKPAFKSLRATVQRGEQLDASIADTVALAMKTWAMEKGATHYTHWFQPLTGSTAEKHDSFLNPTGDHVGSAIMSFSGKELIQAEPDASSFPSGGLRATFEARGYTAWDPSSPAFIVRHANGATLCIPSVFASWTGEALDLKIPLLRSIEALNQAVTPAMKLFGASEGTRVSSTLGAEQEYFLITEEYYYRRPDLVMTGRTLFGAKPPRGQELEDHYFGAIPDRVLSFMTDAETQLYALGIPVKTRHNEVAPGQFEIAPIFENSNIAADHQQLIMQVLRTTARKYGLVCLMHEKPFAGVNGSGKHCNWSMGTDAGENLLDPGDTPSENMQFLFFCSAVIKAVDDHQDLLRACVASASNDHRLGANEAPPAIISIFLGAELTDIFERIVSGEGGSRHSAGLMGLGSQVLPEIPVHAGDRNRTSPFAFTGNKFEFRAVGSSQSISFPTTVLNTIAADAVLKLTAELERHLAAGTTLEQAVTEVVKDTYRTYQRIIFNGDGYSTAWHEEAEHGRKLLNLRTSIEAIEALHSQKNIELFGQLGILNERELAARQEIMYDIYFKTVNIEGETTEYLAQTQILPAALSYLAELGEVKAGSKAVDGVTRELVGLSDELYAHLQTLREQNEALGGEEVHEKAHHMRDHVLPAMQDVRAAADKLEKIVSAKHWTLPTYRQMLFVK
- a CDS encoding prohibitin family protein, which codes for MPELLCPVTRMTGMTEPTNQKKTVNVPRSAPQLPRLGGRRALLLGGLAIAALLLFESVRSVPAGFVGVSFNKLSGSLATLDPGVHVVVPGIQQLNMYDARLQEVTLAHTVQDDSEGAIRARSKEGLDITADVTVQFRIDRAKADILHKELGRNYLQTVIRPQVRSKVRDAIGQFNAAELISTQRQEVEANVTNALKSEFSRNNLVLDSVLLRELKIPDSVAKAIEEKQTAEQQVAVEQNRLQQAKIAAQGAVAKAEGESQAVVARARGEAQALSLRGKALRENPQLIQLTVAEKLSPNIQTVMVPSDGNFLLNLQTLGQAAAASTPQKKNESGSSN